A single region of the Triticum dicoccoides isolate Atlit2015 ecotype Zavitan chromosome 2B, WEW_v2.0, whole genome shotgun sequence genome encodes:
- the LOC119362820 gene encoding glycine-rich cell wall structural protein-like has protein sequence MATSTKLVALGFVVLVSIGFTNASRMLASSSSAGGGGGGGGGGGSSSGGGGSGWGHGAGGGGGLGYGENGGDASNKYNFAKGAGGGGGNGAGGGSQGGSGSGSGSGGGNGVGSSGSASAPSGSGYANADGQGGGGGAGGGADGSSGSGAGSGVGKGEAESGIATAPAVAPSAGGVSYSDAGGAGTGGGGGDGGNGGGNGAGGGQAASDDTTGGNASGSGNGSGGGQSGGVAQGPSMGVGSGSGIGGGQTGSTGSYGQGYATGTGAGTGGGGGGSNNGGFGNGGGSGSGSGSAGYP, from the coding sequence ATGGCTACTAGCACCAAGCTTGTAGCTCTTGGCTTTGTTGTCCTCGTGAGCATTGGGTTCACCAATGCTTCGAGGATGCTGGCTAGCTCCTCCAGTGCTGGAGGcggaggcgggggaggaggaggcggtggcagctCGTCGGGTGGGGGTGGGAGTGGATGGGGCCATGGGGCCGGAGGAGGTGGTGGCTTGGGATATGGCGAGAATGGTGGAGATGCCAGTAACAAGTATAACTTTGCCAAGGGAGCTGGTGGGGGAGGGGGAAACGGTGCTGGCGGTGGTTCCCAAGGCGGGTCCGGATCCGGTTCCGGCTCTGGCGGTGGCAACGGTGTTGGTTCGAGTGGCTCGGCGTCAGCACCTAGTGGCAGTGGGTACGCCAACGCTGAtggtcagggtgggggcggtggtgcaGGTGGTGGTGCAGATGGGTCAAGCGGATCTGGAGCCGGAAGTGGTGTTGGCAAAGGAGAAGCTGAGAGTGGCATAGCAACTGCCCCGGCTGTAGCTCCTTCTGCTGGTGGTGTTAGCTACTCTGATGCTGGCGGTGCTGGCACTGGCGGTGGTGGCGGTGATGGTGGAAATGGAGGTGGTAATGGTGCTGGAGGTGGGCAAGCCGCCAGCGATGACACTACTGGAGGCAATGCTAGTGGAAGTGGCAACGGCAGCGGAGGTGGCCAAAGTGGAGGCGTAGCTCAAGGTCCAAGCATGGGAGTTGGTTCTGGCTCTGGCATTGGAGGCGGACAGACTGGTAGCACTGGTTCCTATGGTCAAGGCTATGCCACCGGAACCGGTGCTGGaacgggtggcggcggcggtggcagcaaCAATGGTGGGTTCGGCAATGGTGGAGGTAGCGGATCCGGATCCGGCAGTGCCGGATACCCCTAA